From the Leptotrichia sp. oral taxon 221 genome, one window contains:
- a CDS encoding XTP/dITP diphosphatase, with protein MKIFLATKNKGKIEDFKKLTENMDIEVVTILDNIEIPDVVEDGDTFEKNSAKKALEIAKYTGIVTVSDDSGLCVDYLNGAPGVYSARYSGENATDESNMDKLLEDLKDVKKEDRKAHFVSVVTIAYPNGEYQSFRGEVEGEILFERQGNNGFGYNPIFYSKELGKSFGMATMDERVSVSHRGRAFRKLKEEVLDKLS; from the coding sequence ATGAAAATATTTCTTGCAACTAAAAATAAGGGGAAAATTGAGGATTTTAAAAAGTTGACAGAAAACATGGATATTGAAGTTGTGACAATTTTGGATAATATTGAAATACCTGATGTTGTGGAAGATGGAGATACTTTTGAGAAAAATTCTGCGAAGAAGGCTCTTGAGATTGCGAAATATACTGGGATTGTGACAGTTTCAGATGATTCTGGATTGTGTGTAGATTATTTGAATGGTGCTCCTGGGGTTTATTCTGCTAGATATTCAGGAGAAAATGCGACTGATGAGAGTAATATGGATAAATTATTGGAAGATTTGAAGGATGTTAAGAAAGAAGATAGAAAAGCTCATTTTGTTTCGGTTGTGACAATTGCGTATCCCAATGGGGAATATCAGTCTTTTAGAGGAGAAGTAGAAGGAGAAATTCTTTTTGAAAGACAAGGAAATAATGGATTTGGATATAATCCGATATTTTATTCGAAAGAACTTGGGAAATCTTTTGGAATGGCAACAATGGATGAGAGAGTGAGTGTTAGCCATAGAGGAAGAGCTTTTAGAAAGTTGAAAGAAGAAGTGCTAGATAAACTATCTTAA
- a CDS encoding 1-acyl-sn-glycerol-3-phosphate acyltransferase: MRTIFYHIILCGTFIFGLFSRYPYLWFHRDPEKRYRFVTKTNKIWGRHILWGAASKVNVIYKSEAVKKEVEKIRDTREAIVLISNHQSNTDIPVLSAYLPIDFSFIAKKEMRKWPLIGYWMKCQDCIFLDRKNPRQGMKDMKEAEKKIANGHSFVIFPEGTRSEDGKVGEFKKGSFKLALDSNARILPVTLIGTYDIQKKSSLKVTPNKNVKMVVDMPINLDELSREDKKNIHSYVNNIIKENFEKYK; encoded by the coding sequence ATGAGAACGATATTTTATCATATTATACTTTGTGGGACATTTATTTTCGGACTGTTTTCTAGATATCCGTACTTGTGGTTTCATAGAGATCCTGAAAAAAGATATAGATTTGTAACAAAAACTAATAAAATTTGGGGGAGACATATTTTATGGGGAGCTGCGAGTAAAGTTAACGTGATTTATAAAAGTGAAGCAGTAAAAAAGGAAGTTGAGAAAATTAGAGATACGAGAGAAGCTATTGTTTTGATTTCGAATCATCAAAGTAATACGGATATTCCTGTTTTATCTGCATATTTACCAATTGATTTTTCATTTATTGCAAAAAAAGAAATGAGAAAATGGCCATTAATTGGGTATTGGATGAAGTGTCAAGATTGTATCTTTTTGGATAGAAAAAATCCACGTCAAGGAATGAAAGATATGAAAGAGGCAGAGAAAAAAATTGCAAATGGACATTCATTCGTGATTTTTCCTGAGGGGACAAGAAGTGAAGATGGAAAAGTTGGAGAATTTAAAAAGGGGAGTTTTAAATTGGCGTTGGATTCTAATGCGAGAATATTGCCTGTAACTTTAATTGGAACTTATGATATTCAAAAAAAATCTAGCTTGAAGGTTACGCCTAATAAGAATGTGAAAATGGTTGTGGATATGCCGATTAATTTGGATGAGTTGTCGAGGGAAGACAAAAAGAATATTCATAGTTATGTAAATAATATAATAAAAGAAAATTTTGAAAAATATAAATAA
- a CDS encoding regulatory protein RecX, with translation MKIIKKIQRNKLYLDNEEIMDVSPLIRQKYNLKVNDDIESLYDDVSYEASLEKGIFIISLKDRTKKELQTKLNEKYFNAKMVQKAVQKLEELGYINDLDYTISYINNRKYGKNRISYNLFQKGINRETIDKAYNIIEEEMEKNIEDRKLEKAILKHRKKLLVDDEEKDTSLEGKMKRLKEEQKVIQSLARQGFEIEKIFSKLKEFKESGFEE, from the coding sequence ATGAAGATAATTAAAAAAATTCAAAGAAATAAATTGTATTTGGATAATGAGGAAATAATGGATGTAAGTCCGTTAATAAGGCAGAAGTATAATTTGAAAGTGAATGATGATATTGAAAGCCTCTATGATGACGTTTCATATGAGGCTTCTCTTGAAAAAGGGATATTTATAATTTCTTTGAAGGATAGGACAAAGAAAGAACTTCAGACAAAATTAAATGAAAAATATTTTAATGCAAAAATGGTTCAAAAAGCTGTACAAAAATTGGAAGAACTTGGATACATTAACGATCTAGATTATACCATAAGCTATATTAATAATAGAAAATATGGAAAAAATAGAATTTCATATAATTTATTTCAAAAAGGTATAAACAGAGAGACGATTGATAAAGCCTATAATATAATCGAAGAGGAAATGGAAAAAAATATTGAAGATAGAAAATTGGAAAAGGCGATACTGAAGCATAGAAAAAAACTTTTGGTTGATGATGAGGAAAAGGATACAAGTTTGGAAGGGAAAATGAAAAGGTTAAAAGAGGAACAAAAAGTGATTCAAAGTCTTGCAAGACAAGGATTTGAGATAGAAAAAATTTTTTCAAAACTAAAGGAATTTAAGGAAAGTGGTTTTGAAGAATAA
- the recA gene encoding recombinase RecA yields the protein MARKKADEKDMSDKSKVLDLALKQIQKEYGEGSIMKLGENQKMNIRAISTGSLNLDIALGIGGVPRGRIIEIYGAESSGKTTLALHIIAEAQKEGGIVGFIDAEHALDPVYAKALGVNIDELLISQPDTGEQALEIADMLVRSGAMDVIVVDSVAALVPKAEIEGEMGDQQMGLQARLMSKALRKLTGSISKSNTVMIFINQIREKIGGFSFVPGVQTTTSGGRALKFFSTVRMEVKRVGSVKQSDEVIGSEVLVKVTKNKVAPPFKEARFNIMYGTGISRIGEVLDAAIDLGIAAKSGAWFSYGDERLGQGRVNVEKMLQENKELYGRLEKEVLEAIRPKSDVLEEEVKVEVSETQEEVQSEEVNEDN from the coding sequence ATGGCTAGAAAAAAAGCAGATGAAAAAGATATGTCAGATAAAAGTAAAGTTTTAGATTTGGCGTTGAAGCAGATACAAAAAGAATATGGTGAAGGTTCGATAATGAAACTTGGGGAAAACCAAAAAATGAATATTAGAGCTATTTCGACAGGAAGTTTGAATTTGGATATAGCTTTGGGAATTGGTGGAGTTCCAAGAGGTAGAATTATTGAAATTTATGGGGCTGAATCATCAGGGAAAACGACTTTGGCGTTACATATTATCGCAGAGGCACAAAAAGAAGGTGGAATTGTAGGATTTATTGATGCGGAACATGCATTGGATCCAGTTTATGCGAAGGCTTTGGGAGTGAATATTGATGAATTGTTGATTTCACAACCAGATACAGGGGAACAGGCTTTAGAGATTGCGGATATGCTAGTTAGAAGTGGAGCTATGGATGTAATTGTTGTCGATTCAGTAGCGGCTTTGGTTCCAAAAGCTGAAATTGAAGGAGAAATGGGAGATCAGCAAATGGGATTACAAGCTAGATTGATGTCAAAAGCGTTGAGAAAATTGACTGGAAGTATTTCAAAATCAAATACTGTAATGATTTTCATAAACCAAATTAGAGAAAAAATCGGCGGATTCTCATTTGTTCCAGGTGTTCAAACTACAACATCAGGTGGTAGAGCGTTGAAATTCTTCTCTACAGTAAGAATGGAAGTTAAAAGAGTAGGTTCTGTAAAACAATCTGATGAAGTAATTGGAAGTGAAGTTTTAGTTAAAGTAACGAAGAATAAAGTTGCACCGCCATTTAAAGAAGCTAGATTTAATATAATGTATGGAACTGGAATTTCTCGTATTGGAGAAGTTTTGGATGCGGCGATAGATTTAGGAATTGCGGCTAAAAGTGGAGCTTGGTTCAGTTATGGAGATGAAAGACTTGGACAAGGTAGAGTAAACGTTGAAAAAATGTTGCAAGAGAATAAAGAATTGTATGGAAGATTGGAAAAAGAAGTTCTTGAAGCGATAAGACCAAAATCAGATGTTCTTGAAGAAGAAGTTAAAGTAGAAGTATCAGAAACACAAGAAGAAGTGCAATCAGAAGAAGTAAATGAAGATAATTAA
- a CDS encoding lipopolysaccharide assembly protein LapB, which produces MKKLLLVGALLGASALSFADAKSDYQNAENLAKGNKVEQAVKVLEKVVNSGDATYVTKANFQLGAYYLGKNNIPTAKKYLLSAWNDGKTVTEDTVEAARLLYLISLQEKNIKGAENYISWADEKTQGADGDLASSLIIFYFENGMQSKGQARYNKAMSSSNVDYKAYINYNVGQYYLGKNNLPNAKKYLKDSYSSASKEAKLPAGYLLAQIALAEKNNADAEKYLTEMNTITSGKNAQILGMLGSHYLQTNNLTKAEDYLKKAAAADPKSNDANILLLAIYESKNDTANATSIYNKLKAKAPTTVNKELGIFYAGLGSPQLAEKYLQKAITENKDNQAKAMLGQLYAQMGKKAEAVKLLKEAVAAKVQGADQILKQVEAMK; this is translated from the coding sequence ATGAAAAAATTATTACTAGTGGGAGCATTATTAGGAGCAAGTGCGTTATCTTTTGCAGATGCAAAAAGTGATTATCAAAATGCAGAAAATTTAGCAAAAGGTAATAAAGTTGAACAAGCAGTAAAAGTATTAGAAAAAGTAGTAAACTCAGGAGATGCAACTTATGTAACAAAAGCTAATTTCCAATTAGGAGCATATTACTTAGGGAAAAATAATATACCTACAGCTAAAAAATATTTATTATCAGCTTGGAATGATGGAAAAACTGTTACAGAAGATACTGTAGAAGCTGCAAGATTATTATACTTAATCAGTCTTCAAGAAAAAAATATTAAAGGAGCAGAAAATTATATTTCTTGGGCAGATGAAAAAACTCAAGGAGCAGATGGAGATTTAGCTTCAAGTTTAATTATCTTCTATTTTGAAAATGGAATGCAATCAAAAGGTCAAGCAAGATATAATAAAGCAATGTCATCTTCAAATGTAGATTACAAAGCATATATAAATTATAATGTTGGTCAATATTATTTAGGAAAAAATAATCTTCCAAATGCTAAAAAATATTTAAAAGATTCATATAGCAGTGCATCAAAAGAAGCTAAATTACCAGCAGGATACCTTCTTGCACAAATAGCATTAGCTGAAAAAAATAACGCAGATGCGGAAAAATATTTAACTGAAATGAATACAATTACAAGTGGAAAAAATGCACAAATTTTAGGAATGTTAGGTTCACATTACTTACAAACAAATAACTTAACAAAAGCTGAAGACTACTTGAAAAAAGCAGCAGCGGCAGATCCTAAGAGCAATGATGCAAATATCTTATTGTTAGCAATTTATGAATCAAAAAATGATACAGCAAATGCTACTTCAATCTACAATAAATTGAAAGCAAAAGCGCCTACAACAGTAAATAAAGAATTAGGAATTTTCTATGCAGGATTAGGAAGTCCTCAATTAGCTGAAAAATACTTACAAAAAGCTATTACTGAAAATAAAGATAACCAAGCTAAAGCAATGTTAGGACAATTATATGCTCAAATGGGTAAAAAAGCTGAAGCAGTTAAATTATTAAAAGAAGCAGTTGCAGCTAAAGTACAAGGAGCAGACCAAATCTTGAAACAAGTAGAAGCTATGAAATAG
- the dapD gene encoding 2,3,4,5-tetrahydropyridine-2,6-dicarboxylate N-acetyltransferase, producing the protein MTELERSKEIIQFIANAEKTTPVELYTDEEIKETHSCKVIGKDGLKIVFGDWQNVEKVIKDNNLTNYYLKNDRRNSGVPMLDIKNINARIEPGVYIRDKVSIGDRAVIMMGAVINIGAEIGEGTMIDMNVVLGGRAKVGKNCHIGAGAVLAGVIEPPSADPVVVEDNVVIGANAVVLEGVRVGKGSVVAAGAVVTENVPENVVVAGTPAKIIKNVDDKTASKTELVEELRK; encoded by the coding sequence ATGACAGAATTAGAAAGATCAAAAGAGATTATACAATTTATAGCAAATGCTGAAAAAACTACACCAGTTGAATTGTATACAGATGAAGAAATAAAAGAGACTCATTCTTGTAAAGTTATAGGAAAAGATGGATTGAAAATAGTATTTGGAGATTGGCAAAATGTTGAAAAAGTTATAAAAGATAATAACTTAACAAATTACTATTTAAAAAATGATAGAAGAAATTCAGGAGTTCCTATGCTTGATATTAAAAATATTAATGCAAGAATTGAGCCAGGAGTTTATATCAGAGATAAAGTTTCAATCGGAGATAGAGCAGTTATCATGATGGGAGCTGTTATCAATATTGGTGCTGAAATTGGTGAAGGGACAATGATTGATATGAACGTTGTTCTTGGTGGAAGAGCTAAAGTTGGTAAAAACTGTCATATTGGAGCTGGAGCAGTGTTAGCAGGAGTTATTGAGCCACCTTCAGCAGATCCTGTAGTAGTTGAAGACAACGTTGTTATCGGAGCAAATGCAGTTGTTTTAGAGGGAGTTAGAGTTGGGAAAGGTTCAGTTGTGGCAGCAGGAGCGGTTGTTACTGAAAATGTACCAGAAAATGTAGTTGTAGCGGGAACACCAGCTAAAATTATTAAAAATGTAGATGATAAAACAGCATCTAAAACAGAATTAGTTGAAGAATTGAGAAAATAA
- the dapB gene encoding 4-hydroxy-tetrahydrodipicolinate reductase: MKIVVYGAGVMAQYVKDSIISSNNEFVGFVDPLGNGDFKKLSGENVDYDAIIDFSHFTLIDDVLEAAVSKNVPVVIATTGHTPEQLKKIEDASKKIPLIKATNTSLGVTVLNEIVAYATKLLSDFDIEIVEKHHNRKIDAPSGTANTLLEVVEKNLDGDYRVVYGREGESKRQPKEIGVHSIRGGNIVGEHTVIYAKNDEIIEIKHEALSRKMFSDGAVKAILYLKGKPAGSYEMKDVLGINK, from the coding sequence ATGAAAATAGTTGTTTATGGTGCTGGAGTTATGGCACAATACGTGAAAGATTCAATTATAAGTTCAAATAATGAGTTTGTTGGATTTGTTGATCCATTAGGAAATGGAGATTTCAAAAAATTAAGTGGAGAAAATGTAGATTATGATGCGATTATTGATTTTTCACATTTTACTTTAATTGATGATGTTCTAGAAGCGGCTGTTTCAAAAAATGTACCTGTAGTTATAGCAACAACAGGACATACACCAGAACAGTTGAAAAAAATAGAAGATGCATCAAAAAAAATACCATTGATTAAAGCGACAAATACCTCACTAGGAGTAACTGTTTTAAATGAAATAGTAGCTTATGCAACAAAATTATTGAGTGATTTCGATATTGAAATAGTTGAAAAGCATCATAATAGAAAAATTGATGCACCAAGTGGAACAGCAAATACGTTGTTAGAAGTGGTAGAAAAGAATTTAGATGGAGATTATAGAGTCGTTTACGGAAGAGAAGGAGAAAGTAAAAGACAACCTAAAGAAATTGGAGTTCATTCTATAAGAGGTGGAAATATTGTAGGTGAACATACTGTGATTTACGCAAAAAATGACGAAATTATAGAAATAAAACATGAAGCTTTGTCAAGAAAAATGTTTTCAGACGGAGCTGTAAAAGCTATTCTTTATTTAAAAGGTAAACCAGCTGGAAGTTATGAAATGAAAGATGTTTTAGGGATAAATAAATAG
- a CDS encoding DUF4912 domain-containing protein: MSKIKKLSKKKTENVTKKVSTEEDKKVFVKDLKKEEKSMKEKSKESKSEEKAKGIKVRKSPRASYYRNYPNKKLIRILNRRIRKFRALSFKYRDINTEEIEKRLVETEINKSKFVRGSEHVGVSNKEDIYFDKAFLPSAYFVDEAVLMPKNPTTLYVYWEIREETFNRLAENNHVIDNIIIKLFKDGHEYRKIVRHERVGSHYILDVDTSKDYEVFIGYEDAYGNFAEVAHSEKVIAPSDKLSNNFDLLWGTVKEDKNTNQVIKYINTPTLSDENKEFYELSEQMDKFGKKLSESDYEEFTIEVLRRLRKIGASESILEIETDKVRTKPDRLLMTGVRSS; encoded by the coding sequence ATGAGTAAAATTAAAAAATTGTCAAAGAAAAAAACAGAAAATGTAACAAAAAAAGTGAGTACTGAAGAAGATAAAAAAGTTTTTGTTAAAGATTTGAAAAAAGAGGAAAAATCAATGAAAGAAAAATCAAAAGAATCAAAATCAGAAGAAAAAGCAAAAGGAATCAAAGTAAGAAAATCTCCAAGAGCTTCTTATTATAGAAACTATCCAAACAAAAAATTAATAAGAATTTTAAATAGAAGAATAAGAAAATTTAGAGCTTTAAGTTTTAAATATAGAGATATAAATACTGAAGAAATTGAAAAAAGATTAGTTGAAACTGAAATAAATAAATCTAAATTTGTTAGAGGATCTGAGCATGTTGGAGTATCAAATAAAGAAGATATTTATTTCGATAAAGCATTCTTGCCAAGTGCTTATTTTGTAGATGAAGCAGTGCTTATGCCTAAAAATCCAACTACATTGTATGTATATTGGGAAATAAGAGAAGAAACATTTAATAGATTGGCAGAAAATAATCATGTTATAGATAATATTATTATAAAATTATTTAAGGATGGACATGAATATAGAAAAATTGTAAGACATGAAAGAGTAGGTTCACATTATATACTTGATGTTGACACAAGTAAAGATTATGAAGTATTTATAGGGTATGAAGATGCTTATGGAAATTTTGCAGAAGTTGCACATTCAGAAAAAGTAATTGCACCATCTGATAAATTATCAAATAACTTTGATTTGTTGTGGGGAACAGTGAAAGAGGATAAAAATACAAATCAAGTAATTAAATACATAAATACACCTACATTAAGTGATGAAAATAAAGAATTCTATGAATTATCTGAACAAATGGATAAATTTGGTAAAAAATTATCGGAATCAGATTATGAAGAATTTACTATTGAAGTATTAAGAAGATTAAGAAAAATAGGAGCTTCAGAAAGTATTTTAGAAATAGAAACTGATAAAGTTAGAACAAAACCAGATAGATTATTAATGACAGGTGTAAGAAGTTCGTAA
- the atpC gene encoding ATP synthase F1 subunit epsilon, giving the protein MATEFIAKVVTPEGLVFEKPVTFLRIRTETGDIGILAKHINFISPIGSGEMLVREKDNKETSYFLNGGFLEVRQDKVVVLGEEVLEAEKADAIRMAKKAAIEASKRNKIHEEQDILGTKKKIQSNLLRK; this is encoded by the coding sequence ATGGCAACAGAATTTATTGCAAAAGTAGTTACACCAGAAGGATTAGTTTTTGAGAAACCAGTAACATTTTTGAGAATTAGAACTGAAACAGGAGATATAGGAATATTGGCTAAACATATTAATTTTATTTCTCCAATTGGTTCTGGTGAAATGTTAGTCCGTGAAAAAGATAATAAAGAAACATCGTATTTTTTAAACGGAGGTTTTTTAGAAGTTAGACAGGATAAAGTAGTTGTCCTTGGTGAAGAAGTTCTTGAAGCAGAAAAAGCAGATGCTATTAGAATGGCTAAAAAAGCTGCAATCGAAGCTTCAAAACGAAATAAAATACATGAAGAACAAGATATTTTAGGAACTAAGAAAAAAATTCAAAGTAATTTATTGAGAAAATAA
- the atpD gene encoding F0F1 ATP synthase subunit beta: MANIGKLVQVIGPVIDVKFENELPDIYNALELANEDGTKLVAEVHSHNGNGIVRAVAMSGTDGLKRGLDVVDTGKPIQVPVGRPTLGRIFNVLGETVDEGEALGADVTRNPIHREAPSFDEQGTDTEILETGIKVVDLLAPYLKGGKIGLFGGAGVGKTVLIQELINNIAKGHGGLSVFAGVGERTREGRDLYNEMTESGVINKTALVYGQMNEPPGARLRVGLTALTMAEYFRDKEGQNVLLFIDNIFRFTQAGAEVSALLGRVPSAVGYQPNLATEMGALQERITSTNTGSITSVQAVYVPADDLTDPAPATTFAHLDATTVLSRQIASLGIYPAVDPLDSTSRILEPEIVGNEHYQVARNTQKVLQRYKELQDIIAILGMDELDEEDKLVVNRARKIQRFFSQPFAVAEQFTGMKGKYVPLRDTIRGFKEILDGLHDDLPEQAFLYVGTIEEAVAKARELMAE, from the coding sequence GTGGCTAATATAGGAAAACTAGTTCAAGTTATCGGACCAGTTATAGATGTAAAATTTGAAAACGAGTTACCTGATATTTATAATGCCTTAGAGTTAGCTAATGAAGATGGAACAAAATTAGTAGCAGAAGTTCATTCTCATAATGGAAACGGAATTGTAAGAGCAGTTGCGATGTCAGGGACAGATGGTTTGAAAAGAGGACTAGATGTAGTAGATACTGGTAAACCAATTCAAGTACCAGTAGGAAGACCGACATTAGGAAGAATATTTAACGTATTAGGAGAAACAGTTGATGAAGGTGAAGCTTTAGGAGCAGATGTTACTAGAAATCCAATTCATAGAGAAGCACCATCATTCGATGAACAAGGAACAGATACAGAAATCTTGGAAACAGGAATTAAAGTAGTGGATTTATTAGCACCTTACTTAAAAGGTGGAAAAATTGGATTATTTGGTGGAGCTGGAGTAGGTAAAACCGTATTAATTCAAGAATTAATTAATAATATTGCAAAAGGTCATGGAGGACTTTCGGTATTTGCGGGAGTTGGAGAAAGAACGAGAGAAGGTAGAGATCTTTATAACGAAATGACTGAAAGTGGAGTTATTAACAAAACAGCATTAGTGTATGGACAAATGAATGAACCACCTGGTGCAAGACTTAGAGTTGGATTAACAGCTTTGACAATGGCAGAATACTTCAGAGACAAAGAAGGACAAAATGTGTTGTTATTTATTGATAATATCTTTAGATTTACACAAGCTGGAGCGGAAGTATCAGCATTATTAGGAAGGGTTCCATCAGCAGTTGGATATCAACCTAATTTGGCAACAGAAATGGGTGCTTTACAAGAAAGAATTACATCAACAAATACTGGATCAATTACATCAGTTCAAGCAGTATATGTACCAGCCGATGACTTGACTGACCCTGCACCAGCAACAACATTCGCACATTTGGATGCGACAACAGTATTATCAAGACAAATTGCATCACTTGGAATTTATCCAGCAGTTGATCCACTTGATTCAACATCAAGAATCTTGGAACCTGAAATTGTTGGAAATGAACATTATCAAGTTGCAAGAAATACTCAAAAAGTATTACAAAGATACAAAGAATTACAAGATATAATTGCAATTCTAGGTATGGATGAATTAGATGAAGAAGATAAATTAGTTGTTAATAGAGCAAGAAAAATTCAAAGATTCTTCTCACAACCATTCGCTGTAGCTGAACAATTTACTGGTATGAAAGGTAAATATGTTCCTTTAAGAGATACAATTAGAGGATTTAAAGAAATCCTTGATGGATTGCATGATGATTTACCAGAACAAGCTTTCTTATACGTTGGAACGATTGAAGAAGCTGTTGCAAAAGCAAGAGAGTTAATGGCTGAGTAA
- the atpG gene encoding ATP synthase F1 subunit gamma codes for MGANMKEIKERIDSIKNTSQITNAMNIVSSTKFKKFQVLTLKSRKYAEAIDLAFDNLVASLKGNRFVIFDGKREVKKVGIVVMTSDRGLCGSFNSVTLRKLDEMIKRFKKEGKEVSVVTIGKKAKDYCKNREIQVDSEYVQLIPETMFEKGKKISEDITQFYLNDFYDEVYLIYSKFVSAIEYNIQIEKLLPIEKKENLPTKEYVFEPSEDQVLTAFIPKVLNIKLYQSLLENSASEHSARMSAMKQANDNAADMVKRLTVDYNRERQTMITQELTEIVSGSQALK; via the coding sequence ATGGGTGCAAACATGAAGGAAATAAAAGAGAGAATTGACAGTATAAAAAATACAAGTCAAATCACTAATGCAATGAATATTGTATCATCTACAAAATTTAAAAAGTTTCAGGTTCTTACACTGAAATCAAGAAAATATGCAGAAGCAATAGACTTAGCTTTCGATAATCTAGTAGCAAGTTTAAAAGGAAATAGATTTGTTATTTTTGATGGAAAAAGAGAAGTAAAAAAAGTCGGAATAGTTGTAATGACTTCTGACAGAGGTCTTTGTGGAAGTTTTAACTCTGTTACATTGAGAAAATTAGATGAAATGATAAAGAGATTTAAAAAAGAAGGAAAAGAAGTTTCGGTAGTAACAATTGGGAAAAAAGCAAAAGATTACTGTAAAAATAGAGAAATTCAAGTAGACAGTGAGTATGTTCAATTAATTCCTGAAACAATGTTTGAAAAAGGGAAGAAAATAAGTGAAGATATTACTCAATTTTACTTAAATGATTTTTATGATGAAGTATATTTGATTTATTCTAAATTTGTTTCGGCAATAGAATATAACATTCAAATTGAAAAATTGCTTCCAATTGAGAAAAAAGAAAATCTTCCAACAAAAGAATATGTATTTGAACCTTCGGAAGATCAAGTATTAACAGCTTTTATTCCAAAAGTTTTGAATATTAAACTTTATCAATCATTATTGGAAAATTCAGCGAGTGAACATTCAGCAAGAATGTCAGCTATGAAACAAGCCAATGATAATGCAGCAGATATGGTTAAAAGATTAACAGTAGATTATAATAGAGAAAGACAAACAATGATTACGCAAGAATTGACTGAAATTGTAAGTGGTTCTCAAGCATTAAAATAA